A section of the Salinigranum marinum genome encodes:
- a CDS encoding DUF6517 family protein, with the protein MLLAGCNERTSTSFEATPAGFSEEGMQLAGYEAATQREQTTERSPSAAGLSVDVTVTSYLTTYGVEDAKTVVGGVLATPEIRLQGRRFNPLATDSLASIVESDRAKRLLVELDVVGEEARWAEPPTAIEGPGTATMLGSDVEIERFSGRAVGPKDDDATAVVINVARTTSEGDAVIGVVVQHAPLSELRTDERRRRLPDVTIDGVDTEDGEDPTADDEATEPEESETPFDAAFLDRVGELSLDLFETVTPRSPEEIGTLAGITVEDLRLVQVVDDTEVRNLSNSRTFSPPRPDLVEEMPTTALFDIDVRNRSLLPKQVTFEVRFVHSWGGHMSHVSFERSEIEEILDGSDIRGYFDNGSRDDDWSKMLPVVPLDDELERVEVTAEAAGGPVYDTTTITAGADWTTTRKRVLNVGVWDVRDPEKGSNYGSTNGFASESSSMAWSVFEYLKRTFPGAVRLWQYSRGLSLDGHKKWLPKSPNSDFRRARRGLDNTVAGNNSANFPDDGRFFRYATGTSNSTTKLTPKQARQRDVRAVEKYGFDVTLLIVPSNHSSNNGGVEYYTYHNKSVDGLFPGYRGMAVSAVDPGDSRARHLSAWIAAQEISHYVSEQPYRPHVEMAQRDTDGSDSTYKGAHVDFDHARHEHSDNDDDGTKDVPGVTAVGYDLTDGRFKLVQGYSIGQFGRFSPKRIHKSGVDSQYVPLSMSSYMSYDTSKNWTDAIIRQRLVESAYAFQGSDTTNASVGARPTKTTILDAAGLPTDGGGVEFYDVGAYEGYPQRSMETGDGVEVELVTSAGEAVVTATVPSSRRETHTGETTEHVVFRLPFPERVVEFRTRLDGVETRVNPITRSVRDTVGRVPDRGLRTSPAAAAEMFGAALDRVGAAMDEGLYTTAAERMKSEVRPLVDRHVRDEFDATIDDPTRQQLTDLVDRMTSRLDRVADR; encoded by the coding sequence GTGCTTCTCGCCGGCTGTAACGAACGAACCTCGACGTCGTTCGAGGCCACGCCCGCCGGCTTCTCCGAGGAAGGGATGCAACTGGCAGGCTACGAGGCGGCAACTCAGCGCGAACAGACCACCGAGCGGAGCCCCTCGGCCGCGGGGCTGTCCGTCGACGTGACGGTTACGAGCTACCTCACGACGTACGGCGTCGAGGACGCGAAGACGGTCGTCGGCGGAGTGCTCGCGACGCCGGAGATCCGTCTCCAAGGGCGGCGATTCAACCCTCTCGCGACCGACTCGCTCGCCTCCATCGTCGAGAGCGACCGGGCGAAACGGCTCCTAGTCGAACTCGACGTCGTCGGTGAGGAGGCAAGGTGGGCGGAGCCACCGACGGCGATCGAGGGGCCGGGAACGGCCACGATGCTCGGCAGTGACGTTGAGATCGAGCGGTTCAGCGGCCGTGCAGTCGGCCCGAAAGACGACGACGCGACGGCGGTCGTAATTAACGTTGCCCGCACCACCAGCGAGGGTGATGCGGTCATCGGGGTCGTCGTCCAGCACGCGCCGCTGTCGGAACTCCGGACGGACGAGCGGCGCCGTCGACTGCCGGACGTCACCATCGACGGCGTCGACACTGAGGACGGCGAGGACCCAACAGCCGACGACGAGGCCACAGAGCCGGAAGAGTCGGAGACCCCGTTCGACGCGGCGTTCCTCGATCGGGTGGGCGAACTCAGCCTGGACCTCTTCGAAACGGTCACTCCGCGGTCCCCCGAAGAGATCGGCACGCTCGCCGGCATCACTGTCGAGGACCTGCGACTCGTCCAGGTCGTCGACGATACCGAGGTACGGAATCTCTCGAACAGTCGGACGTTCTCGCCGCCGCGTCCCGACCTCGTCGAGGAAATGCCGACGACCGCCTTGTTCGACATCGACGTGCGGAACCGGTCGCTGCTCCCGAAGCAAGTCACCTTCGAGGTTCGATTCGTCCACTCCTGGGGGGGTCACATGAGCCACGTCAGCTTCGAGCGCAGCGAGATAGAGGAAATCCTCGACGGGAGCGACATCCGGGGATACTTCGACAACGGCTCGCGGGACGACGACTGGTCGAAGATGCTTCCCGTCGTTCCCCTCGACGACGAACTCGAACGGGTGGAGGTTACCGCGGAAGCCGCCGGGGGGCCCGTGTACGACACCACGACCATCACAGCTGGCGCAGACTGGACGACGACACGGAAACGCGTGCTCAACGTCGGCGTCTGGGACGTCAGAGACCCCGAGAAGGGGAGCAACTACGGGTCGACGAACGGGTTCGCCTCCGAGTCGAGTTCAATGGCCTGGTCGGTCTTCGAGTATCTCAAGCGCACGTTCCCCGGGGCGGTTCGGCTCTGGCAGTACAGCAGGGGGCTTTCACTCGACGGCCACAAGAAGTGGCTGCCGAAGTCGCCCAACAGTGACTTCCGGCGAGCACGACGCGGCCTCGACAACACCGTCGCGGGCAACAACTCGGCAAACTTCCCGGATGACGGTCGGTTCTTCCGCTACGCGACGGGGACCTCGAACAGCACCACGAAGCTCACCCCGAAACAGGCCAGACAACGCGACGTTAGGGCGGTCGAAAAATACGGTTTCGACGTGACGCTGCTCATCGTTCCGTCGAATCACTCCTCGAACAACGGCGGCGTCGAATACTACACCTACCACAACAAGAGCGTCGACGGCCTTTTCCCCGGTTACAGGGGGATGGCAGTTTCCGCGGTCGACCCTGGTGATTCACGTGCGAGACACCTTTCGGCTTGGATTGCAGCTCAAGAGATCAGCCACTACGTGAGTGAACAGCCGTATCGACCGCACGTCGAGATGGCACAGCGAGACACCGATGGGTCCGACAGCACGTACAAGGGTGCACACGTCGACTTCGACCATGCGCGCCACGAACACTCTGACAACGACGACGACGGGACGAAAGACGTACCGGGCGTCACCGCCGTCGGCTACGACCTGACTGATGGCCGGTTCAAACTCGTTCAGGGGTATTCCATCGGGCAGTTCGGCCGATTCTCGCCGAAACGAATCCACAAATCCGGCGTCGACAGCCAGTACGTCCCGCTTTCGATGTCGAGTTACATGAGCTACGACACCAGTAAGAACTGGACCGACGCGATAATCCGCCAGCGCCTCGTCGAGAGCGCCTACGCGTTTCAGGGGAGCGATACGACGAACGCGAGTGTGGGAGCGCGTCCGACGAAGACGACCATCCTCGACGCCGCCGGGCTGCCGACCGACGGCGGCGGTGTCGAGTTCTACGACGTCGGCGCCTACGAGGGGTACCCACAACGCTCGATGGAAACGGGTGACGGCGTTGAGGTCGAACTCGTCACGTCGGCCGGCGAGGCCGTCGTGACAGCGACCGTTCCGAGTTCCAGACGCGAGACACACACCGGTGAAACGACCGAACACGTCGTGTTCCGCCTCCCGTTCCCCGAGCGGGTCGTCGAGTTCAGGACCCGACTCGATGGCGTGGAGACTCGCGTCAATCCCATCACGCGCAGCGTGCGCGACACCGTCGGTCGGGTTCCCGATCGCGGCCTGCGGACGAGTCCAGCGGCCGCGGCCGAGATGTTCGGCGCGGCGCTCGACAGGGTGGGGGCGGCGATGGACGAGGGCTTGTACACAACCGCTGCCGAGCGAATGAAGAGCGAAGTGCGACCGCTCGTCGATCGTCACGTCCGCGACGAGTTTGACGCGACCATCGACGACCCGACCCGCCAGCAATTGACGGACCTCGTCGATCGGATGACCAGTCGGCTCGACAGAGTAGCCGACAGATAG
- a CDS encoding pyridoxamine 5'-phosphate oxidase family protein, with the protein MEDVRSVRMSTEERNEFLGSGGTGVISFATSSDGPPYTRPISYGYDEETRNLYFRLAVGPEDAGKAELVDADREISFVTYDETEHGWRSVVATGRLEEITNSALDPAVEEAMQRVSIPFVDVYDSHPLTLEFRFFRLTPEEFTGQREAGTGD; encoded by the coding sequence ATGGAAGACGTCCGCTCGGTACGGATGAGCACGGAAGAACGGAACGAGTTCCTGGGCAGTGGTGGGACAGGCGTCATCTCGTTCGCGACGTCCAGCGACGGTCCTCCGTACACTCGACCGATCTCGTACGGATACGACGAGGAGACGAGGAACCTCTATTTCCGGCTCGCCGTCGGTCCGGAGGACGCCGGCAAGGCGGAACTCGTCGACGCGGATCGGGAGATATCGTTCGTCACGTACGACGAGACGGAGCACGGCTGGCGGAGCGTCGTCGCGACCGGCAGACTGGAGGAGATCACGAACTCGGCGCTCGACCCCGCAGTCGAAGAGGCGATGCAGCGAGTGAGCATCCCGTTCGTGGACGTGTACGACAGCCACCCCCTCACTCTGGAGTTCCGATTCTTCCGGCTCACGCCCGAGGAGTTCACTGGACAACGAGAAGCCGGGACTGGGGACTGA
- a CDS encoding MBL fold metallo-hydrolase translates to MRQHARQLVSGRGERHSHRRRHGISTHWQELLDRLAALNYELADIDACLLTHAHPDHIGFAEQLRTAAPVPVWLHEAGRRRARTGGDPPLAGFLKNLWRPAVFRYLVEVLHSDGTSIPAVTSVEPFSDERELDVPGQPHVIGGTTPPVACDVRRHGF, encoded by the coding sequence GTGCGGCAGCACGCACGTCAACTGGTATCTGGTCGAGGAGAACGACACTCTCACCGTCGTCGACACGGGATTTCCACCCACTGGCAGGAGTTACTCGACCGGCTGGCTGCGTTGAACTACGAGCTTGCCGACATCGACGCGTGTCTGTTGACGCATGCCCATCCGGACCACATCGGGTTCGCCGAACAGTTGCGAACAGCGGCCCCCGTCCCGGTCTGGCTGCACGAGGCGGGACGACGACGTGCCCGAACGGGCGGTGATCCACCGCTGGCCGGATTCCTGAAGAACCTCTGGCGCCCGGCAGTCTTCCGCTATCTCGTCGAGGTCCTCCACTCGGACGGCACCTCGATCCCAGCAGTCACATCGGTCGAACCGTTTTCCGACGAGCGTGAACTCGATGTGCCGGGCCAGCCTCACGTGATCGGAGGGACCACTCCTCCGGTCGCGTGCGACGTGCGGAGACACGGTTTTTGA
- a CDS encoding ABC transporter ATP-binding protein → MPDDHGGFEHVRDNVDGHPMVNLLAYTRTYWIRLTLGVVAAFLTRFARLVPPIVVAAAIDRAIRQSGETGLLTDLGLLPPGQLTGQAARLAVLEQLVVIAVLAYLLRSVTRFVSRYLLQATAQKVQRDLRNDTYDHLQRLSMDFFVDHQTGGMMSILNSDINRLEQFLNTEFRQLIRVVATVGGIALILWTYSPTLAAIALAPVPLIGLASGQFLTWIEPRYKSIRETVARLNTRLENNLGGAAVIKTFDRYAFERERVAQQSAAYHDEKIAALRIRRGFFATLRLLTGVVFVLVLYIGGRDIITGIPGEGGALTLGGFALFFLLLRRLYSPMRRVGKSANKYQLAKSSAERVFGLLGRDPTITSPPSAYTPDSIDGDVGFDSVTFSYGDRDPVLRDVSLDVPAGTTVGLAGATGAGKSTLVKLIARFHDVDGSGPTTDHADSRDDDGDDHGAVRVDGVDVREYDLQALRDEIAIVEQNPYLFSGTVAENIAYGDGETLAAEWSGDGQTAARDRVISAATAAAADEFIRDLPDGYDTQVGERGVKLSGGQRQRLAIARALLNDPAIIVFDEATSDVDTETEELIQESLERLVEQRTAFVIAHRLSTIQSADEIVVLDDGRIVEQGTHEELLAANGTYADLWRGQADPAPTSVDR, encoded by the coding sequence ATGCCAGACGACCACGGTGGCTTCGAGCACGTTCGCGACAACGTCGACGGCCACCCGATGGTGAACCTGCTCGCGTACACTCGGACGTACTGGATTCGGCTGACGCTCGGCGTCGTCGCCGCCTTCCTCACCCGCTTTGCCCGACTTGTCCCCCCGATCGTGGTCGCGGCCGCGATCGACCGAGCGATCAGGCAGTCGGGCGAGACGGGACTCCTGACCGATCTCGGCCTGCTGCCGCCCGGCCAACTCACCGGCCAGGCCGCCCGGCTCGCCGTCCTCGAACAGCTCGTCGTGATCGCGGTCCTCGCGTACCTCCTCCGGTCTGTCACGCGGTTTGTCTCCCGGTATCTGCTCCAGGCGACCGCACAGAAGGTCCAGCGTGACCTCCGCAACGACACGTACGACCATCTGCAACGCCTCTCGATGGACTTCTTCGTCGACCACCAGACCGGCGGGATGATGTCGATCCTCAACAGCGACATCAACCGCCTCGAACAGTTCCTCAACACGGAGTTCCGCCAGCTCATCCGCGTGGTCGCCACCGTCGGTGGGATCGCGCTCATCCTCTGGACGTACTCGCCGACGCTCGCCGCCATCGCGCTGGCACCCGTACCGCTCATCGGCCTGGCCAGCGGGCAGTTCCTCACGTGGATCGAGCCACGCTACAAATCCATCCGCGAGACGGTCGCTCGGCTGAACACCCGGCTGGAGAACAACCTCGGCGGCGCGGCCGTCATCAAGACGTTCGACCGCTACGCGTTCGAGCGCGAGCGTGTCGCCCAGCAGAGCGCGGCGTATCACGACGAGAAGATCGCCGCCCTCCGCATCCGTCGCGGCTTCTTCGCGACTCTCAGACTGCTCACCGGGGTCGTGTTCGTCCTCGTGTTGTACATCGGTGGCAGGGACATCATTACGGGGATCCCGGGTGAGGGCGGTGCGTTGACCCTCGGCGGCTTCGCGCTGTTTTTCCTCCTCCTCCGGCGGCTGTACTCGCCGATGCGCCGCGTCGGCAAGTCCGCGAACAAGTACCAACTCGCCAAATCCAGTGCCGAGCGGGTGTTCGGACTCCTCGGACGCGACCCGACGATCACCAGCCCGCCGTCGGCGTACACGCCCGACTCGATCGACGGCGACGTCGGCTTCGACTCCGTGACGTTCTCGTACGGCGACCGCGACCCGGTCCTACGCGACGTCTCGCTCGACGTGCCCGCGGGCACGACGGTCGGTCTCGCCGGGGCGACCGGCGCTGGCAAGTCGACCCTGGTGAAACTCATCGCAAGGTTCCATGACGTCGACGGGAGCGGACCGACTACCGATCACGCCGACTCGCGTGACGATGACGGTGACGACCACGGAGCCGTCCGCGTCGACGGCGTCGACGTCCGCGAGTACGACCTCCAGGCCTTGCGCGACGAGATCGCGATCGTCGAACAGAACCCGTATCTGTTCTCCGGCACGGTCGCCGAGAACATCGCCTACGGCGACGGCGAGACGCTCGCGGCCGAGTGGTCCGGCGACGGCCAGACGGCGGCGCGCGACCGGGTGATCTCGGCGGCGACCGCAGCGGCGGCAGACGAGTTCATCCGCGACCTCCCCGACGGATACGATACGCAGGTCGGTGAGCGCGGGGTGAAGCTCTCGGGGGGCCAGCGCCAACGACTCGCGATCGCCCGCGCGCTGTTGAACGACCCCGCGATCATCGTCTTCGACGAGGCCACCTCCGACGTCGACACCGAGACGGAGGAACTCATCCAGGAGAGCCTCGAACGACTCGTCGAGCAACGGACCGCGTTCGTCATCGCCCACCGGCTGTCGACCATCCAGAGCGCCGACGAGATCGTCGTCCTCGACGACGGCCGGATCGTCGAACAGGGCACTCACGAGGAACTCCTCGCGGCCAACGGGACCTACGCCGACCTCTGGCGCGGCCAGGCCGACCCAGCGCCCACCTCCGTCGATCGGTGA
- a CDS encoding DUF7534 family protein, with product MSQSLRSQFLTVASLSIVVGFAVSAVLTPPDPATQIRTALVVLLVTVLFSYWLVYERELPL from the coding sequence GTGAGTCAGTCGCTTCGATCGCAGTTTCTTACGGTCGCTTCCCTCTCGATCGTGGTCGGCTTCGCCGTCAGTGCCGTGCTGACCCCGCCGGATCCCGCCACCCAGATACGCACGGCGCTGGTGGTCCTCCTGGTGACGGTTCTGTTCTCGTACTGGCTGGTCTACGAGCGGGAGCTCCCGCTCTGA
- a CDS encoding primary-amine oxidase: MTTETTAQVSHPLDPLAPDEIETAGSLLSGASEFTDGARIVKIGLNEPSKEAIASYEEAGTEIEREAFAVVRDSPERKTYEATVSLDDEEITAVEHVAGAQPSIAIEEFIECERTVKAHEEWQAALEDRGVEDTERAMVDPWSVGYDFIPEHIDRDRRMAHGLTYVRPSAADGDEGYAKPVTGLHVYVDLDEMSVIDVVDHGPPDEDHPLPPEEMQYREADVELREDLKPYDVVQPDGPSFAVDGHKVEWQNWEFRVGWSQREGLVLHNVGYDDDGEFRKILHRASLAEMSVPYGTPDRNDRFKNAMDAGEYNIGRMAKSLEKRCDCLGYMHYFDAVMNTMDGEVNVLPNAICMHEEDYGLLWERSDWRTESAESRRNRRLVVSFIAAVGNYDYGFYWYFYQDGSVQIQVRLTGIDNVSAAPKNKDVNGYSELVAPQLKAPIHQHFFNFRLDFDVDGVENNVYEVENRTVPTGPGGFSPHADPSEDTPNPGGNAFYAAERQLESEQEAQRLINPLEGRYWKVSNPNETNRLGNEVGYRIEPYENVKAAQQDDSSVVRRSGFVKNHLWVTPHDEDERFPAGDYPNQAEGPEGLPVWREADRDLDNEDLVVWYTLGKNHVTRPEDWPVLPVQMANVKLTPDNFFDRSEALDVPPEHAINEGHTIPSRDEFDDETPESVDGTADDD; this comes from the coding sequence ATGACAACTGAAACTACTGCGCAGGTCTCCCACCCGCTGGATCCGCTAGCACCCGACGAGATCGAGACGGCCGGGAGCCTGCTGAGCGGCGCGAGCGAGTTCACCGACGGAGCGCGCATTGTCAAGATCGGCCTGAACGAGCCCTCGAAGGAGGCCATCGCGAGTTACGAGGAAGCCGGCACGGAGATCGAGCGTGAGGCCTTCGCCGTCGTTCGGGACAGTCCCGAGCGCAAGACGTACGAGGCGACCGTCTCGCTGGACGACGAGGAGATCACCGCGGTCGAACACGTGGCGGGCGCACAGCCCTCGATCGCCATCGAGGAGTTCATCGAGTGCGAACGGACGGTGAAAGCCCACGAGGAGTGGCAGGCCGCCCTCGAAGACCGCGGCGTCGAGGACACCGAGCGGGCGATGGTCGACCCGTGGTCGGTCGGGTACGACTTCATCCCCGAACATATCGACCGCGACCGCCGCATGGCCCACGGCCTGACGTACGTCCGTCCCAGCGCCGCCGACGGCGACGAGGGGTACGCGAAGCCCGTCACCGGGTTACACGTCTACGTCGACCTTGACGAGATGTCCGTGATCGACGTCGTCGACCACGGCCCGCCGGACGAGGACCACCCGCTGCCGCCCGAGGAGATGCAGTACCGCGAGGCGGACGTCGAACTCCGAGAGGACCTCAAGCCGTACGACGTGGTCCAGCCGGACGGCCCGTCCTTCGCGGTCGACGGCCACAAGGTCGAGTGGCAGAACTGGGAGTTCCGCGTCGGCTGGAGCCAGCGCGAGGGGCTCGTCCTGCACAACGTCGGCTACGACGACGACGGGGAGTTCCGCAAGATCCTGCACCGCGCGTCGCTCGCGGAGATGTCGGTGCCCTACGGCACGCCCGACCGGAACGACCGCTTCAAGAACGCGATGGACGCCGGCGAGTACAACATCGGCCGGATGGCCAAGTCCCTCGAGAAGCGGTGTGACTGTCTGGGCTACATGCACTACTTCGACGCGGTGATGAACACGATGGACGGGGAGGTCAACGTGCTCCCCAACGCCATCTGCATGCACGAGGAGGACTACGGCCTGCTGTGGGAGCGGTCGGACTGGCGCACCGAGAGCGCCGAGTCCCGCCGGAACCGCCGGCTCGTCGTCTCCTTCATCGCCGCCGTCGGCAACTACGACTACGGCTTCTACTGGTACTTCTACCAGGACGGCTCCGTCCAGATCCAGGTGCGGCTGACCGGCATCGACAACGTCTCCGCGGCCCCGAAGAACAAGGATGTCAACGGCTACTCCGAGTTGGTCGCACCGCAGCTGAAAGCCCCGATCCACCAGCACTTCTTCAACTTCCGACTGGACTTCGACGTCGACGGCGTCGAGAACAACGTCTACGAGGTGGAAAACCGGACGGTTCCGACCGGGCCGGGGGGCTTCAGCCCCCACGCGGACCCGTCGGAGGACACACCCAACCCGGGCGGGAACGCCTTCTACGCGGCGGAGCGCCAGCTCGAGAGCGAGCAGGAGGCCCAGCGGCTCATCAACCCGCTCGAGGGGCGGTACTGGAAGGTCTCGAACCCCAACGAGACGAACCGCCTCGGCAACGAGGTGGGGTACCGCATCGAGCCGTACGAGAACGTCAAGGCAGCCCAGCAGGACGACAGCAGCGTCGTCCGGCGGTCGGGCTTCGTGAAGAACCACCTCTGGGTCACGCCGCACGACGAGGACGAGCGGTTCCCGGCCGGCGACTACCCGAACCAGGCCGAGGGGCCCGAGGGACTGCCCGTCTGGAGGGAAGCCGACCGCGACCTCGACAACGAGGACCTCGTCGTCTGGTACACGCTCGGGAAGAACCACGTCACGCGACCGGAGGACTGGCCGGTGCTGCCGGTACAGATGGCGAACGTCAAGCTGACGCCCGACAACTTCTTCGACCGCTCGGAGGCGCTGGACGTGCCGCCGGAACACGCGATAAACGAGGGGCACACCATCCCCTCGCGCGACGAGTTCGACGACGAGACCCCCGAGAGCGTGGACGGCACCGCGGACGACGACTGA
- a CDS encoding PAS domain S-box protein yields the protein MSTDPPDSGTVLNRPAPATDGLITVGADGRVTGATERAAARLRTTRGALVGESLSEYVDGPWPPADWSGETTDRTDGPVRLSVDTADAAPAELVVYAFDDAAVEYVVVVGDAEGGATDRLRTASERYRTIFEHCNDGILILDPVDERIVECNPQACSLLGYAREELLQLRPADVHPHEVDRLEAFVETVLEEGASFTSELSCYTKHGQVVPAEISASVVGDGDSRQVLASIRDISERHEREVELRRQSQAMDAAMDGTAILSPEEQFVYVNRAYARMYGYDDPEDLVGCPWQELYGDEQVNRLEWEALSELREDGSWRGEAVGTRTDGSTFPQELTLSLLEGGGMVLVVRDVSDQKRRERRLRTLSTVSEELLRAETGRDVAAQAVEAVSSVLGFDAACVRSYDESANALDRVATTDAADALLADRPAYDFEATYAGRAFRSGTTVRNTTSATDPYERGETESSLHLPLGEYGTLSVVAPEATFTDHQRRTAEVFAGIVTAALERAAREATLQAKERAVRTQRDELDTLNRVNVLVRDLLEALVEAKSRRTIEETVCADLVASELYQQAWIGSVDEVDETVTPQAAAGERAELVLERGSVDLNAVNGGLVADALDRGTARVHRRYVATGAGVDEVGIESGRLRAVAAVPLLSGDRTHGVLVLSSSRSDVFGDQATAGLEALGNLVGYAIDALHRRNMLMTDTAVELVFEIRGRTFFVHLSDRLGCRCVYQGGTPFAAGQIKHHVRIEGASAADVSRLAAASDEVIDCTVRHDHDDECHVTVVVEQSPPEVLVESGAVLEGIVAEDGVARLTAAAPGTADIRAVVDAIQSRYADAELVAKRDRVDRPPAAFRGDVSELLTPRQREIARTVFEAGYYEWPREHTAEEIASDLDIASSTLHQHLRKAERALLSVFVGEDPDTTTSGGS from the coding sequence ATGAGCACAGATCCACCCGACTCCGGCACCGTTCTCAACCGGCCAGCACCCGCAACGGACGGACTCATCACGGTCGGTGCGGACGGCCGCGTGACGGGTGCGACGGAGCGAGCGGCCGCCCGACTCCGGACGACGCGCGGCGCACTCGTCGGCGAGTCGCTGAGCGAGTACGTCGACGGGCCGTGGCCACCGGCTGACTGGAGTGGTGAGACGACGGACCGGACGGACGGCCCGGTACGACTTTCGGTCGACACGGCGGACGCGGCTCCGGCCGAACTCGTCGTGTACGCGTTCGACGACGCGGCCGTGGAGTACGTCGTGGTCGTCGGAGACGCCGAGGGTGGGGCGACCGATCGGCTCCGCACGGCCTCCGAGCGGTACCGGACGATCTTCGAACACTGCAACGACGGGATCTTGATCCTCGACCCCGTCGACGAACGGATCGTCGAGTGCAACCCACAGGCGTGTTCGCTCCTCGGGTACGCGCGTGAGGAACTCCTGCAGTTGCGGCCGGCGGACGTCCACCCACACGAAGTCGACCGACTGGAGGCGTTCGTCGAAACCGTCCTTGAGGAGGGGGCGAGCTTCACGAGCGAACTCAGCTGTTACACGAAGCACGGACAGGTCGTCCCCGCCGAGATCTCGGCCTCGGTCGTCGGCGACGGAGACAGTCGCCAGGTACTGGCGAGCATCCGTGACATCTCCGAGCGGCACGAGCGTGAGGTGGAGCTTCGGCGTCAGTCACAGGCGATGGACGCCGCGATGGACGGGACGGCGATCCTCTCGCCCGAAGAGCAGTTCGTCTACGTGAACCGGGCGTACGCCCGGATGTACGGCTACGACGACCCGGAAGACCTCGTCGGATGCCCGTGGCAGGAGCTCTACGGCGACGAACAGGTCAACCGGCTGGAGTGGGAGGCGCTTTCTGAACTCCGCGAGGACGGGTCCTGGCGGGGCGAGGCGGTCGGCACGCGAACCGACGGCAGCACGTTCCCACAGGAGCTCACGCTCTCGCTCTTGGAGGGGGGTGGGATGGTGCTCGTCGTTCGGGACGTGAGCGACCAGAAACGGCGCGAACGCCGACTCAGGACGCTCTCGACCGTCTCGGAGGAGTTACTGCGTGCGGAGACCGGGCGGGACGTCGCCGCCCAGGCCGTCGAGGCCGTCTCGTCGGTGCTCGGCTTCGACGCGGCGTGTGTCCGCTCCTACGACGAGTCGGCGAACGCGCTCGACCGCGTGGCGACGACGGACGCGGCGGACGCGCTCCTCGCAGACCGACCGGCGTACGATTTCGAGGCGACCTACGCCGGTCGGGCGTTCCGCTCGGGGACCACCGTCCGAAACACGACGTCGGCCACCGATCCCTACGAGCGCGGGGAGACGGAATCGAGCCTCCACCTCCCACTCGGGGAGTACGGGACGCTCTCGGTCGTCGCACCGGAGGCGACGTTCACCGATCATCAACGCCGAACCGCGGAGGTGTTCGCGGGGATCGTGACCGCGGCGCTCGAGCGGGCCGCCCGCGAGGCGACGCTGCAAGCGAAAGAACGAGCCGTCCGCACCCAGCGGGACGAACTGGACACGTTGAACCGGGTGAACGTCCTCGTGCGGGACCTGCTCGAAGCGCTCGTCGAGGCGAAATCGAGGCGGACTATCGAGGAGACCGTCTGTGCGGATCTCGTCGCGTCGGAGCTGTACCAACAGGCGTGGATCGGGAGCGTCGACGAAGTCGACGAGACGGTCACGCCACAGGCGGCCGCCGGCGAACGGGCCGAGCTCGTGCTCGAGCGTGGTTCGGTCGATCTGAACGCCGTCAACGGGGGGCTCGTCGCAGACGCGCTCGACAGGGGGACGGCGCGTGTGCACCGACGGTACGTCGCGACAGGTGCCGGCGTCGACGAGGTCGGCATCGAGAGCGGTCGACTGCGGGCGGTCGCCGCGGTTCCGCTCCTGTCCGGCGACCGCACCCACGGCGTCCTCGTCCTCTCCAGTTCGCGCTCCGACGTGTTCGGCGACCAGGCGACGGCGGGCCTGGAGGCGCTCGGAAACCTCGTCGGCTACGCCATCGACGCCCTCCACCGACGGAACATGCTCATGACCGACACCGCCGTCGAACTGGTGTTCGAGATCCGTGGGCGGACCTTCTTCGTCCACCTCTCGGACCGACTCGGGTGTCGGTGTGTCTACCAGGGTGGCACCCCGTTCGCCGCCGGGCAGATCAAGCATCACGTCCGAATCGAAGGAGCGTCGGCGGCCGACGTGTCGCGACTCGCGGCGGCGTCCGACGAGGTCATCGATTGTACGGTCCGACACGACCACGACGACGAGTGTCACGTGACGGTCGTCGTCGAACAGTCACCGCCGGAGGTGCTCGTCGAGTCGGGGGCCGTCCTAGAGGGCATCGTCGCCGAGGACGGCGTCGCCCGTCTGACCGCAGCGGCCCCCGGAACTGCCGACATCAGGGCCGTCGTCGACGCGATCCAGTCGCGGTACGCCGACGCGGAACTCGTCGCGAAGCGGGATCGGGTCGACCGACCGCCGGCGGCCTTCCGGGGAGACGTCTCGGAGCTGTTGACCCCCAGACAGCGTGAGATCGCACGGACGGTGTTCGAGGCGGGGTACTACGAGTGGCCGCGAGAACACACCGCCGAGGAGATCGCCAGCGACCTCGACATCGCGTCCTCGACGCTCCACCAACACCTGCGGAAGGCCGAGCGCGCGCTGCTCTCCGTGTTCGTCGGTGAGGACCCCGACACGACCACCAGCGGCGGGTCGTGA